The Fodinibius salinus nucleotide sequence CTAGTGAAACTGGTGGATTGCGGAAAGATTTTGAAGCCGTTTATGAAAAGGGGTTGCAGGCAGACGTTTGGTTGAATCCCGGTGCGACAACATCAAAAGAAGAAGTTCTGGCCAAAGATGCTCGGTTTAAGGATTTTAAATCCTACCAAACGGGCAGAATTTATAACAATAACCGTCGCCTGAATGAGTCGGGCGGCAATGATTTTTGGGAATCTGGCGTGGTGCATCCCGAAATACTTTTGGCCGACCTGATCAAGATTCTTCACCCTGAGTTAGTGCCCGATCACGAGTTGTATTATTATCAACAATTGGATTAACCTTTTAACTGAATAATTGATGAACGAAGACCCCATACATAACCGAAGGGGAGGTTATTCGCTATATTTTGTACTGCTAGCCACTGCGGTTGTAGTACTCTTTGTGCTTAATCTGGCACTTGGTTCGGTAGACATCCCCATCGGAGATATTGTGGCAATATTAGGTGGTGGAGAGGTAGGTAACGGGGCATGGCATAAGATTGTAATCAATATTCGTATTCCCCGGGCTGTAACAGCTATTTTGGCAGGGAGTGCGCTCTCGGTGGGAGGATTGCAGATGCAAACATTGTTTCGCAACCCGCTGGCGGGTCCTTCGGTATTGGGAATTACCGCAGGTGCCAGTTTGGGAGTAGCTATCGTAATGCTTGCTGCCGGTACAATCACCAGTATTTTTGCCATCCAACAGTTCTCGGCGCTTGGCAGCTGGTTAATCGTAGGTGCTGCCAGTGCCGGTGCCGCAGGGGTGTTGCTTCTGATCTTATTGATATCCATAAAGGTACGGGATAATGTAACCTTACTTATCATTGGACTTATGATTGGCAATATTACCATCGCCGTGGTAAGTGTTTGGCAGTATTTTAGTAGTCCGGAGCAAATTCAGGATTACCTGATTTGGACCTTTGGAAGTCTTGGCGGTGTGCCGCTCAATCAGCTGTGGATTCTAGGAGCTGTAACAATTGTGGGCGGTGGACTAGCACTGGCTTTATCAAAACCGTTAAACGGTTTGCTGCTGGGTGAAAACTACGCTCGCAGCATGGGCCTGTCGGTTACCGCTTCGCGCATCTGGATTATTGTAAGTACCAGTCTGCTGGCTGGTGGAATTACAGCCTTTTGTGGTCCCATTGGGTTTGTAGGTATAGCAGTGCCGCATCTAACGCGTTCGTTGCTGGGTACTAATGATCACCGCGTGCTTATTCCAGCAACTTTGCTGATGGGTGCACTGTTGCTGTTGGCCTGTGATATCATTGCACAAGTGCCCGGCTCATCAACTACGCTGCCCATTAGTGCAGTCACTTCAATGGTAGGTTCTCCTGTCGTTATTTGGGTCATTATTCAGCGAAAAAATCTAAAGGCCTCATTTTGATGGATAACCAAGAAATCATATCGACCCGTGATTTATCTATTGGATTTCCACCTGCCGGGTCACAAACTTCGGCTACAGTTGTAGGATCAGATATCAATGTAAACTTACAAGGGGGCGAAATTGTGTGCTTGCTGGGGCCCAACGGATCGGGTAAGTCCACACTTATTCGCACACTAGCTGGCCTGCACAGGCCGCTGGATGGAAGAGTACAGCTGAGCGGACACAATATTGACGAGCTGGCCAACCGGGAAAAAGCGCAGCAAATAAGTACGGTATTGACCGATCGACTGACGATTGGAAACCTGAGTGTCTACGAGCTGGTTGCCTTTGGTCGTTCTCCCTATACCGGCTGGTTTGGATCGCTTACCGAGCAGGACGAAGAAATTGTAAGCTGGGCCATTCGATCCACCGGCATTGAGCATTTTGTAGATCGCGATGTCCTACGAATCAGCGACGGGGAGCGCCAGAAAGTTATGATTGCCCGAGCGCTGGCGCAGGATACAGAGGGCATCTTGTTGGATGAACCTACGGCCCATCTGGATTTGCCTAACAGGGTAGAAGTGATGCGACTTCTGCGGAAGTTGGCTCATCAAACACAAAAGGCCATTTTGCTTTCTACACATGAACTGGATTTAGCTCTGAAGGCAGCGGATACCCTTTGGCTTATAAACCGCAAGGGACAGGTAATAACCGGTACACCTGAAGATTTAGTGCTCGACGGTACCTTCGAGGCAGTTTTTGAGCGCGACAGTTTTGATTTCGATCGCAGTACGGGTTCTTTTACGCT carries:
- a CDS encoding iron ABC transporter permease; translation: MNEDPIHNRRGGYSLYFVLLATAVVVLFVLNLALGSVDIPIGDIVAILGGGEVGNGAWHKIVINIRIPRAVTAILAGSALSVGGLQMQTLFRNPLAGPSVLGITAGASLGVAIVMLAAGTITSIFAIQQFSALGSWLIVGAASAGAAGVLLLILLISIKVRDNVTLLIIGLMIGNITIAVVSVWQYFSSPEQIQDYLIWTFGSLGGVPLNQLWILGAVTIVGGGLALALSKPLNGLLLGENYARSMGLSVTASRIWIIVSTSLLAGGITAFCGPIGFVGIAVPHLTRSLLGTNDHRVLIPATLLMGALLLLACDIIAQVPGSSTTLPISAVTSMVGSPVVIWVIIQRKNLKASF
- a CDS encoding ABC transporter ATP-binding protein gives rise to the protein MDNQEIISTRDLSIGFPPAGSQTSATVVGSDINVNLQGGEIVCLLGPNGSGKSTLIRTLAGLHRPLDGRVQLSGHNIDELANREKAQQISTVLTDRLTIGNLSVYELVAFGRSPYTGWFGSLTEQDEEIVSWAIRSTGIEHFVDRDVLRISDGERQKVMIARALAQDTEGILLDEPTAHLDLPNRVEVMRLLRKLAHQTQKAILLSTHELDLALKAADTLWLINRKGQVITGTPEDLVLDGTFEAVFERDSFDFDRSTGSFTLHHPQKEPVHLTGDTVGVFWTRRALEREGHRVTESNGTELQVKVQQDSNTFSWQFIKGNTTTRCESMKALLDELNDR